CCCTGATCGACACGGGTCCGGGCCGCTACACCATCGCCGACCGCACCATTACCGACACCAAGCCGCACGGCGTGATCAGCGTCTCCGAAATCATCGAGATGTCGTCGAACATCGGCACCTCGAAAATCGCGCTGGGCATGCCGTCGCAGGAAATGTGGGAAATGTTTACCAAGGTGGGCTTCGGCCAGCAGCCGAAATGGGGCTTTCCCGGCGCCGTGGCCGGCAGGGTGCGTCCGTATAAATCGTGGCGCCCGGTGGAACAGGCCACCATGAGCTACGGTAACGGCATTTCCGTCTCGCTGATCCAGCTGGCGCGCTCCTACATGATGTTCGCGCGCGATGGCGACACGATCCCCCTGTCGTTCCAGAAGGTCAATGAACTGCCCGTGGGCCAGCAAGTGATCAAGCCGAAGACGGCCGCCGACATGCGCGCCATGCTCGAACTGGTGGTCTCCGGCGCGCACGGCTCGGCCAAGCGCGCCCAGGTCGCCGGCTACCGCGTGGGCGGCAAGACGGGTACCGCCTATAAAGTGGAAAACGGCCGCTATGCGATGCCGCGCAAATACATCGGCTCTTTCGTGGGCATGGTGCCGATGTCGGCGCCGCGCTTCATCATTGCCGTGATGATCGATGAACCGACCGGCCCGGCCCACTATGGCGGCCAGGTTGCCGCTCCCGCTTTCGCGGCGATTGCGACCAACGCGCTGCGCGCGATGAACGTTCCGCCCGATTCCTCCGTTACCGAAATCGTGGTCCCGGCCAATGCCGGCCCGGAGGCCATGTGAAGTCACTCATGACCATACAAGACATCAGTTTGTGGATCAAAACGGCTGCCCCGTCCGGGCAGCTGACGTCCGATTCGCGCCGCGTGCAGCGCGGCGACGTGTTTTTCGCCTATGCGGGCGCCACGCATTTCATCGAAGCGGCCATCGAGCAGGGCGCCGCCGCCATCGTGCATGACGCCGTCGAATGGAACGCCGCATGGAGCGTGCCGCACCTGCTGGTCAGCGACCTGAAACGCCTGGCCGGCCCCGTGGCGCATGCTTTCTATGACATGCCCGACAGCGCCATGTTCAGCGCCGGCGTGACGGGCACGAATGGCAAGACCTCGTGCGCGCTATGGCTGGCGCAAGCGCTGGCGCGCCTGGGCGTAACATCGTCCGTCATAGGGACGTTGGGCGTGGGCCTGTGCAAGCCGCGCGGCGCCATCGAATTCGACGTCACCGGCTACACCACGCCTGACGCCGTGCTGCTGGCGCGCAAACTGGCCGCCATGCGCGACGCAGGGGCCAGGGCCGTCGCCATCGAAGTGTCGTCGATCGGCCTGGACCAGGAGCGCGCGGCCGGCATGCATTTTGATGTCGCCATGTTTACCAATCTGACGCGCGACCACCTTGACTATCACGGCGACATGGCGGCCTACGAGGCGGCCAAAGTCAAACTGTTCGACTGGCCCGGCCTGAAAACGGCCGTCATCAACCTCGATGACGCCATGGGCCTGCGCCTGGCGCGCCACGTGGAGGGCAAGCTGGCCGGTGAATATCCCGTCATCGGCTACACCTTGCAGGATGCAGCCAGCTTGCCCGACCTGCCGGGCGTGCTGATGCTGCGCGCCAGCCAGTTCCGCAGCCGCCATGCCGGCACCGACTTCCACCTCGAATGCGCGCTGGGCGTGGCGCTGGTCAAGACGCAACTGGTGGGCCACTTCAATATCAGCAACGCGCTGGCCGTGCTGGGCGCCTTGCTGGCGCATGGCACCGGCCTGCGCGCCGCCATCGACGGCATCGAATCGCTGCAGCCGGCTCCGGGCCGCATGCAGCAGGTGGGCGGCCAGGAAGCGCCGATGGTCGTCATCGATTATGCGCATACGCCAGACGCGCTGGAAAAAACCCTGGCTGCCTTGCGCCAGGTGGCGCAGGAGCGGGGCGGCCAGCTGTGGTGCGTGTTCGGCTGCGGCGGCGACCGCGATCCGGGCAAGCGTCCGCAGATGGGTGCCATCGCGCAGCTGGCCGATCACGTGCTGGTCACCAGCGACAATCCGCGCAGCGAAGACCCGCACGCCATCATCGCGCAGATCGTCGCCGGCATGCGTGCAGACGGCCCGCAGCCGCAAGCCATCGAAGACCGCGCCGCGGCGATCCTGTCGGCCATCAAGCATGCGGCCAAGCCGGACGTGATTTTGCTGGCGGGCAAGGGCCATGAGCCATACCAGGAAATCAAGGGCAAGAAACTGCCGTTCTCCGATGCCGACCATGCGCAGCTGGCCTTGTCCGCGCGCCTGACGATGATGAGGACGAACTGATGCGCGGCACCCTGACAGAACTGATGCAGGCGTTGGACGGCGCGCAGCTCACGGGCGACGCCGTTTTTGACGGCGTCTCCACCGACAGCCGCAGCGCCCAATCCGGTTCGCTGTTCGTCGCCCTGCGCGGCGAGAGTTTCGACGCCCACGATTTCCTCGACCAGGTGGCCGCGCGCGGCGTCGCCGCCGTGGTGGTCGAGCGCCTGCCCGCAGGCTGGGACAGCGCCAGGGTGCCGGCCATCGTGGTGACCGATACATTGGCCGCGCTGGGGCGCATCGCCAACCACTGGCGCCGCCGTTTCAATGTACCCGTCATCGGCGTCACCGGCAGCAATGGCAAGACCACCGTCAAGGAGATGATTTCGTCCATCCTGGCGGCGGCCTTTGGCGAAGAAGCGCGCCTGGCCACGCGCGGCAACCTGAATAATGAAATCGGCGTGCCATTGACGCTGTTCCGCCTGAGCGAGCAGCACAAGGCGGCCGTGATCGAGATGGGCATGAACCATCCGGGCGAAATCGCCCGCCTGGCCGCGATTGCCGCGCCGACGCTGGCGATGGTCAACAACGCGCAGCGCGAGCATCAGGAATTCATGCATACGGTGGAAGCCGTGGCGCGCGAGAACGGCGCTGCGCTGGCAGCCCTGGCCGACGGCGGCGTGGCCGTCTTCCCGCATGGCGATGAATATACGCCCGTGTGGCGCGAACTGGCCGGCGCGCGCGCCGTCATCACGTTCGGCCTGTCGAAAGAGGCCGACGTGAGCTGCACGCACCGCGCGGCCGAGGATTTTGGCAGCGACCTGTTCGTCAGCGTGCGCGCACCGGACGGCAGCGTGCGCCAGTTCTTTGTGGGCTTGCAGGCAGCGGGCGAACACAATGTGCGCAATGCGCTGGCGGCCGTCGCATGCGCAATCGGCGCCGGCATCGCGCCAGAACAGATCAAGCAGGGCCTGGAGGCGTTTTCTCCCGTGAATGGCCGCCTGCAGAAAAAACGTGCCGCCAACGGCGCCACCATCATCGACGACACGTATAACGCCAATCCGGATTCGGCGCGCGCGGCCATCGATGTGCTGGCGCAGGCCGCGGCACCACGCATCCTGGTGCTGGGCGAGATGGGCGAAGTCGGCACGCAGGGGCAGCAGTTCCACGAAGAGATCGGCGCCTACGCCGCCATCAAAGGCATCGAATACGTGCTGGCGACGGGCGGCCTGGCGCGCCATCTGGTGAATGCGGCGCAGGCTGCCG
Above is a genomic segment from Janthinobacterium sp. 64 containing:
- a CDS encoding UDP-N-acetylmuramoyl-tripeptide--D-alanyl-D-alanine ligase; its protein translation is MRGTLTELMQALDGAQLTGDAVFDGVSTDSRSAQSGSLFVALRGESFDAHDFLDQVAARGVAAVVVERLPAGWDSARVPAIVVTDTLAALGRIANHWRRRFNVPVIGVTGSNGKTTVKEMISSILAAAFGEEARLATRGNLNNEIGVPLTLFRLSEQHKAAVIEMGMNHPGEIARLAAIAAPTLAMVNNAQREHQEFMHTVEAVARENGAALAALADGGVAVFPHGDEYTPVWRELAGARAVITFGLSKEADVSCTHRAAEDFGSDLFVSVRAPDGSVRQFFVGLQAAGEHNVRNALAAVACAIGAGIAPEQIKQGLEAFSPVNGRLQKKRAANGATIIDDTYNANPDSARAAIDVLAQAAAPRILVLGEMGEVGTQGQQFHEEIGAYAAIKGIEYVLATGGLARHLVNAAQAAASQESGTVVEYFEQFDGLLAALDAHLSGRSDATVLIKGSRFMKMERAVQHLIGSNNNNKEAH
- a CDS encoding UDP-N-acetylmuramoyl-L-alanyl-D-glutamate--2,6-diaminopimelate ligase — its product is MTIQDISLWIKTAAPSGQLTSDSRRVQRGDVFFAYAGATHFIEAAIEQGAAAIVHDAVEWNAAWSVPHLLVSDLKRLAGPVAHAFYDMPDSAMFSAGVTGTNGKTSCALWLAQALARLGVTSSVIGTLGVGLCKPRGAIEFDVTGYTTPDAVLLARKLAAMRDAGARAVAIEVSSIGLDQERAAGMHFDVAMFTNLTRDHLDYHGDMAAYEAAKVKLFDWPGLKTAVINLDDAMGLRLARHVEGKLAGEYPVIGYTLQDAASLPDLPGVLMLRASQFRSRHAGTDFHLECALGVALVKTQLVGHFNISNALAVLGALLAHGTGLRAAIDGIESLQPAPGRMQQVGGQEAPMVVIDYAHTPDALEKTLAALRQVAQERGGQLWCVFGCGGDRDPGKRPQMGAIAQLADHVLVTSDNPRSEDPHAIIAQIVAGMRADGPQPQAIEDRAAAILSAIKHAAKPDVILLAGKGHEPYQEIKGKKLPFSDADHAQLALSARLTMMRTN